ATGCCCTTTTTCAAGGTGGTTTAAattaattagttagttagttaatatcccactcttcttcccaaaggagcttaGGATGCCaaacaacaagtgataaaacaataaaaataattccaGTATGGATTCAGACAGCAAAATATCTCAATTCAAAAGGCtggttgaaagaggaaggtcttgaCTGGGCAtccaaaagacaacagagacagcTCCTGTCTGATAttcaaggggagggaattcctAAGGATAAGTGTCACTGCACTaaagacctcctgataagatggtatttGCAGGAGGCCCTCCCTTGCAGAGTACAGTCATCATTTGGGTACATAAGAGAGGTAAGACGATATTTCAGGTATCCTGCTCTTAAGATAAGTTGCTTGCCTTTTAATGTCGCATCAAAATTATCACTTGAAGTGGACCATTTCCCTTCACCATAGGGCGTGTCCTTCATGGATCTATTTTGATTGAATTTTTAACTAGGTTGGATGAGTCTCCTATGGAAGATCTATATAGGAATGGTTCTGGAGAGGGGATAGATGGGCCCTGAATAATTTTCTGTGTTTGAAATTGTATAATCtcatttctctgctttttctgtttttggtCTCTCAAAATACCTTGAGGATTAATCAGCCTTCAGAACTTGCCTGAGGAACAGTAGCTGGTGGATATCAAGCAACACGTTTACAAAATGAAATTCTATCTTGCCAAGTGCTAGTAACTCAGTGTAGTCTTTGTTTTCCCCCCTAATCTGTGTGTAGGGCTTAGATGTCACTACAGATTGGAGATTGTTGTTGGGTGTCGACTTTGTAATCcaatacagtacatgcagtgtaTCAAGTGCTGCCTTCTGAACTGGAACACACCATCAGAGCTGTATCAGCAATTCATGGGAGGGAGGATGGATGTGTATTGGACATAAGGTCCTTTTTCAATGAGTAACAGTATCACTTCCCACCTCTTAGTTCTCAAGTACACTAACCTTTGATAAACTTTATGATTTTAggataggaagggggggggggaggttctagGATGGCCCTGTAGGTGCTTTTGATGTGACAGCTCACCTGAAAGAGGGCAGGAGTTGTGCGTCACACTTCAGCATGTAGCCTGAATGGTAGACAAAGTCCTGTTCTAGAATGTTATGGATGTTGACAGTTCTTTTGGCAGAGAGGCAGTTTGCTTTGAGATAGCATAGAAGCTTGTTGTCAGAACAAAGGTTAGTGCTGTCCGTTGGCTCTGTACTGGTGTTAGGAACAGAACATAATAACGGTGAAGTGAAACTTCCGGGACAACAATATTTTTGTGAGAGAAGTCAACTGCTAAGAGCCCAAAGTATGTCCAGCCAAAAGAATGTTTTTTAATCAAGTTAGAGACGAGATGTCTGGTATAAATCCTTTTCAGGCTGTCTAGAGGACCATGCAACACCACGTCTGCATCCTAGTACACTGGAGTTCCACACTACTGCCAATTCTGTGAGCTGCTACTGGTTGTACAAGGTCAGCACTGTCCCTAAATAACCTAAAGGGCTTATCACATGAGCAGTCTACTCTAGGGTGGCATGTCTTTATAGCTGAGCAAGTTCCCTTCTGTTTGAGGGTATATTAGATCCACTTATTTTGTCGTCTAATGCATTAAATACCAGCCATTTTACAAGGAAATGGGTGCGAATACACCTTTCTGGCTCAATAGGTGTTGTAGGCATTTTAGTTTCTTTCATATGTATGCTGTgacatttttcttcctctccctgccttcaAATCCACTAGCATTTGTTTAACAAGATTGCCTGATAAGCATCCTAGCACAAAAGGTGAAAGGGGCATATTCAGCATGTTGAGGGAAGCCTCATTGCTAATCCCCTGCTAGTCAGGTTGCTGGATAAAATGGGTGAATGTTATTTTAGAGCCAGGATTGGACTGTGCTTTGCTTGTGCCCCTGCTGCCTCTCTTGGCTCTTTGTACAAGGGACTGTTTGATTGAAACCTAGACTGAATTCTTTCGGCACTGCCTTGATGAGTCATCAGGCATGTGCTGTGAAGAAACAGCCAGCCTCCAGTAGGAACCTAGCAATTTAAATGTCAGATTTTCTTTGGGTAGGAAAGCTGATTCccaatattataatatatataccaTGTAATGAAAAGGGCAAGGGCAAAGTAATCCATTTAACCTCAGAACATAGGTTAGCAAACACCCCTAACACTAGTTCTGAATATTTTCAGGAATGCTTTCTAGCATGAAGTTTATCACTGGTTCAATAGCCCTTTGGCTATCAAAATGTCACCTTGCTGCTTATCAGCACCCCATGTCATCCTCTGCAAAATGTAGCTTGATTTTGTAGACATGCCTATTTTTCAAACTATGCGTGTGCTCTTGTTCCAACTGCTTGCTCTGTATTCTGGCAAGACGGGTGGAGGACAAAATTGCTTAGAAAAATGACTGAATTATCTGCTCATTCTCCTTTTTGGGAACCAAACTCTGAACCTTGGGACTTCCATTCCCAAGCTCTTCCGCAACAGCTCCAGAAGGATTTGTTGCCTGGCTGGGTAACCAAGTGAAGAACCTATAGTGCTGGAGCTAGGTATAATAAACAAAGTTCTGCTGTTATGTCTAGTTCTGTTCTTGGTTCTAGGCTTTCTGTGGTATAAGATGTAAAAGAACTGGTGGATGGAAGAATCCTGCATGAGAATAAGAAACACAAAGGTGCAAGCAGGAATACTGAGCAATTATTGCTAGCTTATTTGCATTCTAAACAAGTGTTTATGTTGTTAACCTCATTCCCCTGCCATCCCCTTGCGCAGGAGAAAAAGCCCTTTTCTGGCTGTTCTTCCCTGTAGCACAAGCCTTCCTGgtggtttaacaacaacaacaatataatataatatgccgtccatctgactgggttgccctagccactctgggtggcttccagcaacacacacataaagcaaaacatcaaacattaaaaatttccctatacagggctgccttcagatgtcttctgaaaaataataatacaggtcCTTTGTATGCTGTAATCTGGTCTTTTTCTCAGCCTTGATGGCACTGTCTTTCATTAGTCATCTTACCAACAACAGAGATTGACTGGAGTGCTTCCTTTGGGCCTCGTAAAGttcatgtgtgtgtttctttcaggCTGGTCATGGTGAAGATGCCGCTCTGACTCCGGTTCACCAGCTGTACTTACTGAGAGTGTGGGATGGCTCTACATGGCCTCTGTAGGGCCAGAAGCCTATAGCCTTGGCCTCAAGAGGGGAAACCAGTTCCAGGTGGGCATTGCACCAGGGCTGACGGTGCCGCCACTCTCAACAAAGCTTCACAAGAGTAAGGCCTGGTACCTTGCTAAGCAGCAGGTGAAGCCCATTTGGCAGCTGGAACAGAAACATGTGACCAATTTTCAGGACCTCCAATCGGTCCACTCAGGGATTTCTTCCCAGCGTCCCCGCCTCTTGTACCCAGAGTCATTATGTAGTGATACAGCGTTCCTGACTTCACCTCCACCTTTGCCCCACGCTCTCCCAAACTTCCTCGGAAGCACCTTGCTCTACCGACGTTCTTACTTCAGACACAAGCCTTATCGGAGGCTTGAGTCCATCTGTTTGCAGCCAACTTCTTTGGAGAAGAAACCTCTTTGTGCTCCGCTCCCTGCATATCGCTCTGTTCTCAACAACACCATGACATCCTCCGCCATAGACCCATTCTTTATGCCGAATACTGCTGCTGACTGTTCCAATCCAGTGTCAAAGGGGTTCCCCCTAAGCTCAGGGAAGCAAAACTCCAATTCATACAGGCCAGTGCTAAACAATAACTCTTTCCTTCGGCCAACTAGTGCAAAAGTGCCTTTGCAGCAGCAGTACCACCAACCGCTGCCACCAGAAAATAAGAAGCTAAAAGGCTTGTCAAGACCTATTGGCTTCTCTTGGACCCACTCTGGTGGAAATGGAGATGGCGCTCCTGCGAACCTTGAAAGAAAGCTTGGGAAAAACAGTGGCATAACTCTTGAGCAACCCAGTGCCAAATCTCCTCGCTCGGCCATTCACAATGGCGTGGTTCTCAAAGTGGAACGGCCCTCCTGGCGACTCGAAGATGGTGAGAACAGGTCTCAGAACCTGAAAGAGCAAGATGTGCGGTTGACGGAAGCTATGCGGAAGCTGACTGCAAATGGGATCCGGAAGGTTAGCACCTACAACGAATTTGGTCACCGCATTGACAGTTCTTGCCTTATGAATGCAAACTTCCACTCCAGTCTTTTCAATCGATGGAAGCCACACATAGTAGCACAGATCACCCCAAAGGACGTACCAGCTGCCACCTCCCCAAATCTGGAGCCTGGTAGCCGCCACCAGAGCCTTATGGTCACAGAAGCTGCCGATGTCTGCACTAAACGCATCGATGTTCGTTTCTTAGCCTCaaatcctgaaccttccaaccaCTGCGCCTTGAGTCAGACTGTCAATCACACCTCTGTAAACGCTGGAGAACAAGTGGTAAAAACAGAGCTGTCCCCACGGACTACAGTCTCTGAGGTAGAGACCAAAATTTCCTCTCTTCAGTTAGGGACGGATACAAAATGGGGGAACCCTGTTACTGTGAAAGAGACCGAGTAAGTACTCTGGCAAATATGTCTGTTGGGGTGGGTTAGTGTTTCCCTTTCAGTACTCTTTGTGGCAATAATTgccaacctgtagccctccaagtgttgctggattacacttcccataatccctgaatcattggccatgctgtctgtcAAGCTGGgcgatatcagcttttcaacagtGCGGTATATCATCAGCCAAACATCGCAATCTGGTGATATACCGCATTGTTGAAAAAACAAGCTTCATTGGCCTCAGCCAGTgaggcaccaggtgaaactgCCGCATCTCTCACTGTGGGAACTGAGGCGGTTTCACCCTAGTGCCTAGCAGACTAGGACAACACAGCTTGTTTGCATGGCTCAGCTGGGGTGCGGGAAGGCTCCCAATCCCCAGCAGTGCCCCCCCGCTTGTGTGGGAGCCAGCAATGGGCTGGGGGATCCTTTAACTGCTCGGCTGAGCAGAGCGGCAACCACACatgcctcagctgagcagttcaaagatgcagagggaggaaaaagTTGTATTGAAGCCTTGCCAATgaagcttgtttctccctctgcacaatatgagggcagagtgggtatatcactggtgaaaccgctgctgctcctgagtccctctgctggCAGTGCCTGCTGGAAGGAGTCAAGAGTCTTGACTTCCTCCAGCGAGTGTtactagcagagggactcaggagcaatggcagtttcaccagcgatataccgcTGAGTGAAGCCGACTTTGTGGTCTGCTCCTCATACTGGccctgggcgatatattgatatgtCACCCAGGCctagctgactggggctgatgggtgttggagtccaacagcacctggaggttAATCACCCTTTTCTTATGATAAGGACTGTGTTTGATATAGTAGAATACGCTAAAGAACTTAGTAGCAAAGTGTTCCTATGATGTAAGCATATTTAAGCTTGGTCATCAATCGGTGTTTGATACGCCTTGGATGGTTTTGCAGCCTTCACTGTCTCCAAAACGTCTCTCAGGTCAGATGACAATTCTGCTTTACCACTGGTAGCCCATTGTTTTGACAAGTGTGCCACAAGTCAAGTCCAAAATTTGCCACTTGAACTATTCCTCCATTTCTCTCCGCACCACTTCTATCACTAACATGGGTTAATGTTTATAATAGTTATTTGGGATATCTTGCCTTGTCTGTGATTTCTTGGTCTGTTGTTGGGTGTAGAGATCTTTTTGCTTTGCTAACTGAGAGGAGTTACAGAGCTTCACTTTAGGGCTGTAACCCTTTGTGTTGTAGAGCTGCAGTCAACCTCCCCCTGCTGGACCAAGCGGAGGTGGAAGATGTAGAGGAAGAGCTCCCAGACGGCTTGGAAGATGCCTGCAGTCAGgatgaggagggagaagaggaggatggGGAAGGTCAGCAGTCACATTTATCATTTATTTCCTCTCTTCAAAGTACAAACAAGACTACTCACCACACATAAAAAAGGGTTTTCATACACTGATTAGTCTGTTAATACAAATATACTAATTACTGTCATTTCAAAACACAGCTTGAATCTAGTAAAAAGCTAAAACGATTCCTACTGTAGTTGTCCATGCTTACTATTAGGGCATGGATATATTGCAAATCACTCTATAATATCAAGAGAGAAAGAACTGTATTGCAACAAATAAAATTGCTAGCTTGAATACTATAATTTGCCTTGTGGGCACTTTCAGCCTATGCACTTTCTATACTTGTAAAACTTGTTTTGAGTGATATTTAGTTAACTGCTATTGTAGGCAGAGCAACAGTCTGATCTCCATTTACATTTTACTGGTGTATTCTATTAAGCATTCAGTTAATTATTTTCTGGTTACCCAGAGACAAACTTTTTAAATCTACTGTCTTGAAACAGTTCAGAGTGAGATAATTTTACCATTGAATGTACAAGGCCTGACAATATTTCTAGATCATAAACAGCAGTAATAGCATTCAGTACTGAGGCAGAGCAACACTAATTCACTGCTGATGGAAGGGCTTCTGTATCCTATGCAACCCagccagaaaggggggggggtaataaataaaataataagttgttgttactactactactactacaactacttgGTCTGAGAAGGGAGAGCCCAACCTACAGATATGTGTGATGCTTACAGCTGTGCCCCAGTTTAGCTGTTCCACCAACAAATCTTTCATGGTGGTGGCATATCTTGAATTCTGCAGGCATGATACAGCTTTTGTCAAATCCCATTGCCCCTCAGCTAGCAGATCTTAACTACAGGACTTCATCTTCAATATTCCTGCTAGGAATGTTCTGATCAAACCCAGTAAATACTTGTGTGTGGATTTATTATAATTGTTGCTGTCTTGCTACGGTTTGGGACAATTCTACTTACCCTGAGTATTGACCCATTCTGTCCCCCACACCTAATCTTGCATGAGAGTTTGGAAGAAAGCTGCACTTACTGTAGTTCTTGCTAACATTGTGATGTAGCAGCCTGACATTTTCAGATGTGTTTTAGTTCAACCATTTTATTGCTTTAGTATATTGTACTGTGGTTCAACACTCTTATGATATCCTTTTGTAAATAGAAGGCAAACTAACTTATGGGGAGTGACATAGGGAATGATATTCTATCCTCTTCTAACCTTACCATGGGGTCCTTTATTGTGGTGTACAATTAAGGAAATTGATGGCTGTGTGGAAGAGCAGGCAAATAATGGATATTCTCTCATTGTCAAGATCCGGGGTCTGATTTGAGGTCATTGTGCAGAAACTATGGCGCCCTTTAAATGTAGCTGCACAGGGGCACTTACCAGTAAGCGGCTCCTTTGCTGCTGGGAAAACTCTGAAATTACGTAAACAAGAGAGGTGGTTTGTTCTTCCAGTCGCGTAACAGTTGCTTGTGGATTAAGTTCAGCTATCTGAGAGAATGTCTAAAAGAGGTTGAATTTCTTCAGGATGTTCATGGAGTGTAGCCAAGATTTTTCACTCATTAAACtatttttgccttttttctttAGGTGAATCAGATGGCTCCTCTTCATCCGGATTATCCCCCAATGGTTCTGTAGCTATTATATCCAGGTTTGTTTTAGGAATGTTCTGTTTGTAATGCATTGGATCCTTTTGTTCTTGGATAATCCCATGGGATGGCCACCTGGAGACCCTGATCTGTTTGCCTTGGTGAAATCACTTGGCTTGCACTTGCTGGCTGTGCCCATCTGCAAAGAGAAACAGAGATGCTAAGCAGTCGGGCTGAAAGGCAGCTTAGTTTTCATTCTGGGTTGGTGTTTCTCAGCCAAAGCAAACCTCACTTTCTCAGTCAATGTGTTGGTCAAGAGCCTCAGGAATAAAACTGAATGGCATATGATGGAAACGGATGTCCCAGAGAAAGTGTTGTGCTGCTCACTTCTCCAACTGTGCCTGGTATTCTTTTCCTAGGAATTGCGTTGAGGGATTGGTGCCTACACTAGAGGGCCAAGAACGAATTCTCAAGCCAGCTCTTACATGCAGCCTGTTCCCCAATGTACCTCCCACAATATATTTTGGTACCCGGGATGAGAGAGGTAAGGTGGATCTGAATTCATTGCACGAAACAGGCAATGCCAGAAAACCCTAGTGTTCTATAGTGGTGGAGTGGATTCTAGGGTGGGGAGGTGATGGTGGGATGCATGTGGTCATGTCATTTAAGTGTGTGGTGTAATGATACCTTTCCAATGGAGTTACTAAGGTCTCCAGGTGATGTGAAGAGAAAACCTTAAATCTAGATTTATATCTGTGGAGCTGTAGGATTTTGAGATCACCAGCAAAGAGGTTCAGCACTGAAATGGCTGAAATAGCAGTTGAGATGCTGCTGGAAGGTACAGTAATATTTGATGGGCATTCACTTTGACCCTCAATCTTAATCCCACCATAGGTGGAGTATGTATCTTTCCTGCCCTGCCCTATGATGGGGTGAGTGGACATCCAGATTCACTTGTATCAGAGATGGTCCCATTTGTCGTATTTTGCTCTGGCCTGGGTGCTTTCATAGTGGAGAGCAGGCATTATCACAGCATCACAACAACCTTTGGTCTTTGAAGAATTAAAGCTGGTCTTAACCTGTTGGGATGTGCACATAGACTGACTCAGCATGCTTCTTGCTATAGATAGCATAATTTCTCAAACTTCTTGAGCTTAGTTTCGCTATCTGCCTTTTAAACTtctgccttccccctccccaattcaggACTAGCCACCTGTTCCATTGCATAGCATGGAGATCAAGGCAGCAGCTCTTCCCAGATCAGACTGGCATGATTCGGCAAGTAGGGGAACAGCTGCACCCCTGTCCCCAAAATAAATTAGGATCCTCTGTTAGAGGGCTTTCAACCTATCCATTTATTCACTGATGAGAGGAGGGAAGTCCCACCTGCCTCAAAATCCTGTTCCTCCCAGAAACTTTGCACATTCCTTCAGGTGTGTTGTGCTTctcagtttgggaaccactgttctatgGACAAGTGACAGAGCTTTTGCCAAGGGTTTTCTTTCACTTGGTGATCTGATTCTGTTGAAATTCATTGAATAAAAATCTTACCCTTCTAGCACTTCATGACAAATTGATGTCCTCAGCCAAAGGAGATGCTCCCGTGGTTGGGTTTCCCTTCTAACCTtagaatttctttctttcctagtgGAGAAGCTCCCTTGGGAACAGAGGAAGATGCTACGATGGAAGATGAGCACAGTGACTCCCAACATTGTAAAGGCAACGATCTCCAGGTCTCACTTCAAAATCAGCAAGAGTGAGTTGTATTGTGGGAATGGTCTGTGGGTGCATGTTGCCGCCTGCCTTAAATACACCCAGACTCACAGCTTTATCTTGGAATAGTGCTAATGTTTGGAAATGAACTGTCCCACTTTCAGATGCAGATCTTCAGTAGCAGAGCAACAAAAGCTCCCATAGAATTGATTACACTAATGCACCTCCCTTGCATGGAGGACTCTGAAAGATGCTGCAAATCATGAAGCTGCAGATCTAATTGTGGCTCTTCCGCTGCTTCCCTCTTAAGTCTTGGGCAAGCTTCCTGGCACTTCTGCCTGTGTGTATGCCCTTGGGCAGCTCTTGTCCAGGTGGATACTGACCACAAAGTGCTAATGTTTACTGCAGAACAGCAAAAGCTGCAGCATGGTCTGTACTTACAAACTGGGGAAGAATGTTCAAGACATGGAATAAAACTCCATGTCATAGCAATTCTCGTAGAGTTTGCTTATACATTTGATGATCTGTGTCTGGTAATGCAGAGCTGTAGCTGCTCTTTCCAGTAGGTTGTTTGATAAATGCAGCAAGCCTTCACCCCCTACCCTTCCAATAAGAGGAGACTTAGATCGATAGGGATTGGGGGGGGCTTTAATTTGACATCTCTTGCCTGCTCACCTGTAATTGAATAGGCTTTGATGTGGCAGTATACCCTGTGATGCTGATGCTACAATCTTTTTAGAGTTGTGTACAGTTCTCAATAGGGTTTATTGTGGCTGCTCATATGAGGCCACTCTTGGTTCATGTGGAAGGGGAAACATGGATAAGGCAGGAAAATTATTTCCAATTCATATTTTCCAAACTGAAATTCTTATATGCCTGAGACTGTTGCATAAACagactatgtgtgtgtgtgtgtgtgtgtgtgtgtgagagagagagagagagagagagagagagagagagagagagagagacgttcaGAGAATagtctgtgaactgccctatTGCCCACAGGAAACAATGACTGGCTGGGCTGCTGGGGCCATCACATGAAATCTCCGGGGTTCAGAGTTATCAGAGAACATCAGAAGGTATGAGATATGGTCATGACTACAAAAGGATATATTAAAGAATATAATACAGTGTGGGGAAAGGGCATGAGATGCATTTCACTCTGGCCTTTTCTGCCATTTTCTCCATCTGAGCGCTGCATGTAGCTGATACTTTCCTGTTTTCTGCTGCAATGTTCTCTTTCCTTTAGTCCCTTCATGTTCTCTTGGTGGCTGTGCCTCTGAAGGAGGCAGCCTAGGTTTGCAAGACACTATATGGTAGAAACTTCAGTGCTGGCATGCTTCCTTCATGGGAACTACCTGTTGGTAGTACCAGCCCAGGggcttttgagggggggggcttGTATGGACAATCTAGGTTCTTGCAGCTATCCCTGAATTTGGAGGAGAAGGTACCCCCCTGTTGAACCTTTATCTTGCCTTTTTACCAGCTAGGATACAGCAGGAAACCTCATT
The Podarcis muralis chromosome 1, rPodMur119.hap1.1, whole genome shotgun sequence DNA segment above includes these coding regions:
- the TTLL4 gene encoding tubulin monoglutamylase TTLL4 isoform X1, whose translation is MASVGPEAYSLGLKRGNQFQVGIAPGLTVPPLSTKLHKSKAWYLAKQQVKPIWQLEQKHVTNFQDLQSVHSGISSQRPRLLYPESLCSDTAFLTSPPPLPHALPNFLGSTLLYRRSYFRHKPYRRLESICLQPTSLEKKPLCAPLPAYRSVLNNTMTSSAIDPFFMPNTAADCSNPVSKGFPLSSGKQNSNSYRPVLNNNSFLRPTSAKVPLQQQYHQPLPPENKKLKGLSRPIGFSWTHSGGNGDGAPANLERKLGKNSGITLEQPSAKSPRSAIHNGVVLKVERPSWRLEDGENRSQNLKEQDVRLTEAMRKLTANGIRKVSTYNEFGHRIDSSCLMNANFHSSLFNRWKPHIVAQITPKDVPAATSPNLEPGSRHQSLMVTEAADVCTKRIDVRFLASNPEPSNHCALSQTVNHTSVNAGEQVVKTELSPRTTVSEVETKISSLQLGTDTKWGNPVTVKETEAAVNLPLLDQAEVEDVEEELPDGLEDACSQDEEGEEEDGEGESDGSSSSGLSPNGSVAIISRNCVEGLVPTLEGQERILKPALTCSLFPNVPPTIYFGTRDERVEKLPWEQRKMLRWKMSTVTPNIVKATISRSHFKISKRNNDWLGCWGHHMKSPGFRVIREHQKLNHFPGSFQIGRKDRLWRNVSKMQLRFGKKEFNFLPQSFILPQDIKLLRKAWEDCGSRQKWIVKPPASARGIGIQVIHKWSQLPKRRPLLVQRYLHKPYLIGGSKFDLRIYVYVTCYDPLRVYLFKDGLVRFASCKYSPSVKSLNNKYMHLTNYSINKKNIEYKANTDETACQGHKWALKALWSYLAQKGVDSEAIWEKIKDIVVKTIIASEPYIINLVKMYVRRPYCCHELFGFDIMLDENLKPWILEVNISPSLHSNSPLDVSIKGQMVRDALNLAGFLLPSTDDVASPSGSASSSTTSLNSVAKEKSKSSLELFTSEKTKRAFYLTSKVPDQEFYSTILDVLTPDDVRVLVETEDEFARRGQFERVFPSRFSMHYLRFFEQPRYYNILTSQWELKYFVNKIKVFLSAGVDLLRNWCHKGFHNGVVTESTVMWSIPRSHLYMKNELPVNGLSKMELGRTSKILVQRDGEEPVRSSEPNPCTQSLPQIKYTAGSLKKPTIPRTLSNSSLVK
- the TTLL4 gene encoding tubulin monoglutamylase TTLL4 isoform X3; this encodes MASVGPEAYSLGLKRGNQFQVGIAPGLTVPPLSTKLHKSKAWYLAKQQVKPIWQLEQKHVTNFQDLQSVHSGISSQRPRLLYPESLCSDTAFLTSPPPLPHALPNFLGSTLLYRRSYFRHKPYRRLESICLQPTSLEKKPLCAPLPAYRSVLNNTMTSSAIDPFFMPNTAADCSNPVSKGFPLSSGKQNSNSYRPVLNNNSFLRPTSAKVPLQQQYHQPLPPENKKLKGLSRPIGFSWTHSGGNGDGAPANLERKLGKNSGITLEQPSAKSPRSAIHNGVVLKVERPSWRLEDGENRSQNLKEQDVRLTEAMRKLTANGIRKVSTYNEFGHRIDSSCLMNANFHSSLFNRWKPHIVAQITPKDVPAATSPNLEPGSRHQSLMVTEAADVCTKRIDVRFLASNPEPSNHCALSQTVNHTSVNAGEQVVKTELSPRTTVSEVETKISSLQLGTDTKWGNPVTVKETEAAVNLPLLDQAEVEDVEEELPDGLEDACSQDEEGEEEDGEGESDGSSSSGLSPNGSVAIISRNCVEGLVPTLEGQERILKPALTCSLFPNVPPTIYFGTRDERVEKLPWEQRKMLRWKMSTVTPNIVKATISRSHFKISKRNNDWLGCWGHHMKSPGFRVIREHQKLNHFPGSFQIGRKDRLWRNVSKMQLRFGKKEFNFLPQSFILPQDIKLLRKAWEDCGSRQKWIVKPPASARGIGIQVIHKWSQLPKRRPLLVQRYLHKPYLIGGSKFDLRIYVYVTCYDPLRVYLFKDGLVRFASCKYSPSVKSLNNKYMHLTNYSINKKNIEYKANTDETACQGHKWALKALWSYLAQKGVDSEAIWEKIKDIVVKTIIASEPYIINLVKMYVRRPYCCHELFGFDIMLDENLKPWILEVNISPSLHSNSPLDVSIKGQMVRDALNLAGFLLPSTDDVASPSGSASSSTTSLNSVAKEKSKSSLELFTSEKTKRAFYLTSKVPDQEFYSTILDVLTPDDVRVLVETEDEFARRGQFERVFPSRFSMHYLRFFEQPRYYNILTSQWELKYFVNKIKVVNSKIPPLYEE
- the TTLL4 gene encoding tubulin monoglutamylase TTLL4 isoform X2 translates to MASVGPEAYSLGLKRGNQFQVGIAPGLTVPPLSTKLHKSKAWYLAKQQVKPIWQLEQKHVTNFQDLQSVHSGISSQRPRLLYPESLCSDTAFLTSPPPLPHALPNFLGSTLLYRRSYFRHKPYRRLESICLQPTSLEKKPLCAPLPAYRSVLNNTMTSSAIDPFFMPNTAADCSNPVSKGFPLSSGKQNSNSYRPVLNNNSFLRPTSAKVPLQQQYHQPLPPENKKLKGLSRPIGFSWTHSGGNGDGAPANLERKLGKNSGITLEQPSAKSPRSAIHNGVVLKVERPSWRLEDGENRSQNLKEQDVRLTEAMRKLTANGIRKVSTYNEFGHRIDSSCLMNANFHSSLFNRWKPHIVAQITPKDVPAATSPNLEPGSRHQSLMVTEAADVCTKRIDVRFLASNPEPSNHCALSQTVNHTSVNAGEQVVKTELSPRTTVSEVETKISSLQLGTDTKWGNPVTVKETEAAVNLPLLDQAEVEDVEEELPDGLEDACSQDEEGEEEDGEGESDGSSSSGLSPNGSVAIISRNCVEGLVPTLEGQERILKPALTCSLFPNVPPTIYFGTRDERVEKLPWEQRKMLRWKMSTVTPNIVKATISRSHFKISKRNNDWLGCWGHHMKSPGFRVIREHQKLNHFPGSFQIGRKDRLWRNVSKMQLRFGKKEFNFLPQSFILPQDIKLLRKAWEDCGSRQKWIVKPPASARGIGIQVIHKWSQLPKRRPLLVQRYLHKPYLIGGSKFDLRIYVYVTCYDPLRVYLFKDGLVRFASCKYSPSVKSLNNKYMHLTNYSINKKNIEYKANTDETACQGHKWALKALWSYLAQKGVDSEAIWEKIKDIVVKTIIASEPYIINLVKMYVRRPYCCHELFGFDIMLDENLKPWILEVNISPSLHSNSPLDVSIKGQMVRDALNLAGFLLPSTDDVASPSGSASSSTTSLNSVAKEKSKSSLELFTSEKTKRAFYLTSKVPDQEFYSTILDVLTPDDVRVLVETEDEFARRGQFERVFPSRFSMHYLRFFEQPRYYNILTSQWELKYFVNKIKGVDLLRNWCHKGFHNGVVTESTVMWSIPRSHLYMKNELPVNGLSKMELGRTSKILVQRDGEEPVRSSEPNPCTQSLPQIKYTAGSLKKPTIPRTLSNSSLVK